The sequence below is a genomic window from Synechococcus sp. PCC 7335.
TCATACTGTGGGGCTGGCATTAGCTGGCATCGTCACAGCTCGACTGCGGCACCGACAGCTTGTGCGAACGGATCTCATTTCTGTTGCGATCATCGTTTTTGGGCTAGCTATTCTCACCGAGAGCATCATGGCCTTACAGTTAGCAGGTCAATATCTACTCGGCGAGGAGGCTCTCTACACTAGCCTTAGCTCTATTTGGCAGTACTACCAACGGGTAGCTCTTAGCTCAGCTATTTTAAGTAGCCTTTGGGCACCTGTCCTTTACTATCCACTCAAACAGTGGTGGAATCGCTACGAGATCAAGAACTAACTGCGCTTGTAAGCATCGGATATCCCACAAAAGATTCAAGGAACAGAGGCTAAAATTCTAGACTAATCCCAATTAGAGACTGGCTACCTGTAAGTTCGCTCTTTGTACAGCAGCTTTTGCTGCTGATAGCAATTCATCATAGATCGCTGTGGGTTCTAGCTTTTGTAGATAAGCCTTGCTACGCACGCCGCAAGTCAAAGCCGCTGCTGATAGACCCATACCTCGAGCTGCAATTATGTCCGCTTCAGTATCGCCTATCATCCAGCTAGTATGCGTTCGATAGCCCTTCACCTTTTGCTGGGCGATCGCCTGGGCTAACAGCTCACATTTCTGTTCAACTCGGTTCACGTAGGCAGCATTCATATCAAAGAGGCCATACACCTCATCAACCAAATGAGCCACTCCCTGTTGCTGCAAAAAAGCATTCACCTGCTGTGGATGGCGCAATGTCACTAGAACCAAGCGAATATTCGATTGCCGTAGATGGCGCAGCGCCGCTTGTGCGGAAGGTTGTATCCGATCGCATAGCAGCAGGCTTGGATGGTTCACAATTTGCTTGACTTGCTCAATGAACGGCTCAAACCAGGTAGCTGGAATACCAGAACGGATAGCAATCTCGATATCAGCCATCCGGTCTTGTTTCATCTGCCAAAAATGACGCTTTGATAATGGGCTGATCGGCAAAGTCGTTCTAGTCTGTTGCACGTGGATAGATGCGATCGCTCGCAGTCCCTGTCGATAGGTTTGATAATAGCGCTCAGATACATCTACGATCGGGCCGTCAAAATCACAGAAAACGACTTGCTTAGTCATGATTGGCTCCAGCTTTCGACGTGACGAATATCAACAAAACGCAACGTCGAAGAAATATTTCTTAACTTTAACAGCGTAGTTAAAATTTAGGCTGAAGTATCCAGTGATTTCCGATTGAATTTATAAATGATCAAGAAAGGGTAGAGCTATAGTGCTGCTATGATCACGCATGCTCTTGGACTATATTTCCTTGGCTTCTGTCTCTAGTCCCCTTTTTAATCCTGCTTGTTCTCTAACCTCTCTTTCTCTAGCCATAGCGTTACGGGTCCATCATTTTCAATGGACACCTGCATCATGGTGCCAAACCTGCCAGTTTCTACCTTCAGTCCACTCTGGCGCAGTATCGACAGAAATTTTTCGTACAGCTTCTCAGCCAGAGCAGGGGGCGCAGCATTCGCAAACGAAGGTCGCCTGCCCTTGCGTCCATCGCCATACAGCGTGAACTGACTGACCACCAGCAGTTCTCCATTGATCTCGCTGACTGACTGGTCAAATCGGTCCTGCGAGTCATTAGGAAACAACCGCAGACTCAGGCACTTCTTCGCCATCCATGCTAATTCAGCTTCGGTGTCTGTTGGACCAATGCCTACGAGTAGAGTTAGCCCACGGCCAATAGCGCCAACGACTTCGCCATCTACAACGACTTGGGAGGAGCTTACCCGCTGGATCAAAACCCTCATCTAATGCTGAGTCTATTAGCTAAGACGCTATCGACCAAAGCCTTTACCACGCTCGGCTGACTCGGTACAAAAGCAATTCTCAATTTGGGTACGTAGCGCTTCTTCGTCTAGATTTTGTCCAATCAGCACTAGCTGATTCTTCTTAGGACGACCTGCCCACTCTTCATCCTCTAGCGAGAATCGCTTACCACTGAGGTGAAAGACATGGCGTTTAGGACTCTCATCAAACCACAGGATGCCTTTTGCTCTAAAAACAGAGGCAGGTAATTGATTATCCAAGAAGTACTGAAACTTGCGGATGGCTAGAGGTTGCTGTCTGTCAAAAGAAATAGAAGTAAAGCCATCAATATCTAAATGGGAATGAGTACTGTGATCATGGTCGTGCTCACAGTGGCCATGATCATGATCGCAATTAGCATGGTCATGGGCATCGTGGCTGTGGGCGTCGTGATCATGGCCTGAATGCTCGTGGCCAGGACCGTGACTCGAGTGATCGTGGACGTCGTGATCATCAACGGAATGGTCATGATGCTTTTCCGTTGCCTCTTTGTCTTCAGCGCCCTTCCCAAAGTATTTATCTGATTCAAACAGACCGACGCTCAAAATCAAAGGCAACGGGACTTCTGAATGATTCGTACGAAGGATCCGAGCATCCTCCTTGATATCGCGTAGCTTAATTTCTAGACTGTCGGCGTCGGCTTCATCGACTAGATCCATCTTGTTCAGTAGGATGATGTCACCGTAGGCGATCTGGTTGTAAGCGGCCTGAGAGTTGAACAAATCTAAGCTGTAGTTCTCGGCATCGACCACCGTCACAATCGAATCTAACCGAGTGAGATCTCGCAGCTCTGTTCCTAGAAAGGTCAGCGCAACCGGGAGCGGATCGGCCAGACCCGTAGTTTCTACGACTAGATAATCAATTTTGTCTGAGCGTTCTAGAACCTTATAGACGGCTTCTAATAGATCGTTGTTAATCGTACAGCAAATGCAGCCGTTGCTCAGCTCTACCATATTGTCATCACTTGTCTTGATCAGCAGATCGTTATCTATACCTACTTCACCAAATTCATTGACGAGTACTGCTGTTTTGAGCCCTTCTTGATTGGTTAGGATGTGGTTGAGCAGTGTAGTTTTACCGCTGCCCAAAAAGCCGGTGATAATTGTGACGGGTAGGCCATGCTTGGAAGCATCCATAGGTTTATTGGGAGCAAGCGTTGTAGCAGTCATAGAAAATCTGTTAACTAGATGAATGAGTAGGATGAGGTGCGGATAATTTGTGACTTAAGACAATTTGTGGCTCAATTATCACGTATTCAATCAAAGTTGCGGGGCTAAGTTTATGTCTATTAAAGGAAGCGCTGGTTAAAAAGGCATTGTGGTGGAAGTCCTAATGTATTCTTGAGTCTCTACCAATAAACTTACTCAAGTATTTGCTTGAGCGATCGCCTCGCATTCTCTTAGGCCCGTGAGCATACTCTAACAATCCATGAGCGTAGTCATCTACAACACGCTTTCTCGTCAGAAGGAAGCCTTCAAACCACTCAGCCCTGAACAGGTGACCATGTACTGCTGCGGGGTGACTGTCTATGACTATTGTCATCTTGGGCACGCGCGTTCTTACATTGTATGGGATACGATTCGTCGATATCTGTCTTGGCGTGGTTATAACGTACGCTATGTTCAAAATTTCACCGACATTGATGACAAGATCTTGAACCGGGCTCGCCAAGAAAATTCTTCAATGGAAGCTGTTGCCAAGGAATATACGACAGCTTATTTTGAAGATATGGCACGGCTCAATATTTTAGAAGCTGATGAGTATACCTATGCCACCCACACCATAGATGGCATCAAACGCCTAATTCATCAGTTAGAGCAAAAAGGCTATGCCTACTCTGCTAAAGGTGATGTGTATTATTCGGTGCGTAAGTTCGAGGGCTATGGTAAGCTCTCAGGCCGCAAGCTTGACGATATGGAAGCCGGACGTAGTGGCCGAGTCGGAACGCAGGCAGACTCTATTAAGCAAGATCCCTTTGACTTTGCGCTATGGAAGTCGGCGAAGCCAGATGAGCCGGCTTGGGAATCGACATGGGGCCCAGGGCGTCCTGGCTGGCATATTGAATGTAGTGCCATGGTACGCGATCGCCTAGGAGACACCATTGATATCCATATGGGTGGCGCAGATCTTCAGTTCCCTCACCATGAAAATGAGATTGCTCAATCTGAAGCGGCCACTGGCAAACCGCTAGCGACCTACTGGATGCATAACGGCATGGTGAATGTAGACGGCACTAAAATGTCAAAGTCTTTGGGCAACTTCACCACCATCCGCAACCTACTTGATGCAGAAGCCGCACCAGATCCTATGGCTGTACGCATGTTCGTGATGCAATCTCAGTACCGGATGCCGCTCGACTTCACAGAAGAAGCTATTGTTGCGGCCAAGAAAGGGTGGTCAACGCTAAATGAAGGGCTAAATTTTGGCGTACGGCACGGTGAAGATTTAGGCTGGGCAAAAGCAGCAGCCGACGAGATTGCAGTTGATGCTCTAGACCAGGCAGCGGTAGAACAGTTTCGAATCTCGATGGATGATGATTTCAACACACCTGGGGCGATCGCAGTCTTGTTCGGTTTGGCCAAAGAACTTCAGCGTCAAAGCAATGTGATTATCCATGAGGGAGCTGCCGACGCTAACCCAGCTGAGCTTCAACAGCAGTGGCAAACGCTAGTCACACTTGCAGGCGTACTGGGTTTAGAGGCGCAAGCGATCGAATCGGTTGATGCAGGAGTGCTTAGCGAAGCTGAGATTGAAACGCTCATTGCCCAACGCGCCAACGCAAAACAGGCTAAAAACTATGCAGAGTCGGACCGAATCCGAGACGAGCTGAAAGCACAGGGCATTACCTTGATCGATAAACCGGGTGGTGTTACTGCCTGGCACAGCTAGCCGTTGATCCATTAGCCGTTGATCCATACGCACTGCTGAGCATCTGGTTTGAGACCAGCAGTGGCATGAATTATCTACCGTTCATTGTTTTGAGAAAATGCTGGAATTCATTACGCTCCCAAAAGGCAAACTGCCGCCCGTCGCGCCGTATTCTCACGCAGTTCGCGCCGGAGACTTTTTGTTCGTCACTGGTCAGTTAGCAGAAGATCCTGATACAGGCGAAGTCGTCAAAGGCTCTATCAATGAGCAAACCGAGCAAGTAATGGATAACCTTCAGCTCGTGCTAGATCATGCAGGTACCCGCTTCGAAAACGTAGTTATGTCGCGAATTTTCGTCACTGATTTTCGCTATTACGAAACGGTTAATCGAATCTACTCTAGTCGCTTCACCGCAGGTAGATATCCTGGACGTACAACCGTCGGCGTGACCGGATTAGCTGGGTTTGGCGATGTAGAAATTGATTTGATCGTATACTGCGCTGAGCAAAGCTGATCTCAACCTATCGACCCAGATCTTCGAGATCCTCAAGGTCTTCAAGATCTTCGATCTCTGATAGATCCAAGCACAGCTCTTGGAAGGCCTGATTGCGAGTCTTGCGTGATATCCGCCGATACTTCTTTGCTTCTAATTTAGGCTCATGCAAAATCTTGCCATCTTCTACCATTTTGACTTTTTCGGTGGTTTCAGCTTCTCCTTTGTGCAAAAGTGCCTGCTGCTGCTTAGTCACTTCTTCTAACAGCAGCAGATAATGTTCGTAACGCTCCCATTCTCCTCGGACCACGCATCCTGGCTCGTCGCGATGCAGGCAGTTACTAAACTGACAGTGTTGGTTTGTCAGGCGCTGGCGAATCTCAGGAAAAAGACTGCCGAGAGCTTCGGCCGTCGTCACAATATCTGGCTGATTGAATCCCGGGGTATCTGCGAGGTAACCCCCTTTTGGTAGCTCGTAAAGTTCTACGTGGCGAGTCGTATGGCGGCCAAGACTTAGCTTACCCGACACCGCATTTACTCTCAAATTTTGTGCTGGAATTAGCCGATTGGTGAGGCTAGATTTGCCCACGCCAGAGGGCCCTGCTAGCACGGTGATCTGACCCTCTAGCACCGTCAATAACGCTGCAGGCAGCTCAGCAACATCCAGAATACTCACCATCAGCGGCATATAGCCCCATTCAAGCAATCTCTTTTGCCAGCGGACCTTGGTATCTCTAGAAACCAAATCACACTTGTTTAGGCAAAGCGTGATCCCTAATCCTGTTAGCTCGGCCTTGATTAAAAACCGGCTAAGCTGATAGATGTCTAAATTAGGTTCGGCAATCGCGAACACTAGCAGCACTCGATCCACATTAGCAATGGGCGGACGGTCTAAGAAAGTTTGCCGTGGATGGACTGATGCGATCGCCCCCCGCCTGCCTTGCCAGTCAGGTTCTTCTACGGTGACGCGATCGCCTACCATAATCTGCTGCCCAAGCTTCTTGAGCAATCCTCGACGGATACACAGCAAAATTGGCTTCTCCTCAAAGGAAGCATTAGGTAGTGTTTGCTCAGCTATTTCTTCTAGCTGCACCGAGTAGTAATTCGCCTTGATAGAGACCACCGTACCGATCAAAGTCTCAGCACCCCAGGACATAGAGGATTCCGCTGAACTTGCCGTACCCGCTCTCGTCGTATCTAAGCTCACAGATCCAGCGGACGGCGAACCTGCACCGAAAAATAGGCCGTATGGTCGGCAACAGACTCCACGCCATAGCCATCCATTCGGAGACTATCGGGCACCTGCTCTATCGGTTCTCCCGGATCTAGCCAGACTTCTAGCAACGATCCCGGTTCCATCTTTTCTAGAGTCAGCTTCGTTCGCACAAAGTTCAGGGGACAGGGCGTTCCTCTTAGATCTATACGATGATCTACATGGCTACCCATTAAATAGCCCCCCCAAAAACCCTTCTTTCTTGTTCTTACCTACTAAGTCGCCTCGAATTTCCGCGAGCTGAGTCAGCAACTCTTTTTCTCCAGACTTAAGCCGAGTAGGAATGTCTACTTTCACCGTAATCAAATGCTTACCACGGCTAACCGGATTTCCTAGCCTTGGTACACCGCGCCCATCCAAAGACAAAACAGTATTGGGCTGTGTTCCAGCAGGTACCTGCATAGACACTTTCCCATCAACCGTTTCCACCTCCAACTCACAGCCTAGAATCGCCTGCAGGTAGCTCACGCTTAGATCGGAGTGAATATCAATGCCTTCTCTTCTAAACTTGGACTCTTCATTAACCACCAAATAAACATAAAGATCGCCCGCCGGTCCGTTGCGTTTACCAGCGTCGCCCTCACCCGACACCCGCAATCGAGTCCCATTTTCAACGCCAGCAGGTATCGTAATTTTCAGCTTTTTGGTTGTTTGCTTTTGGCCGCTACCACCACAGGTTTCACATCGATCCTCAACAATCTCACCGCTACCATTACAGGTAGGACAGGTCGAGACCTGATTAAAGATACCGAACGGTGTACGAGTCGCCCGTCTTACTTGGCCAGAACCACTACAGGTTGTACAGTTTCTAGGTCGAGTTCCCGGCTTGGCACCCGAGCCAGTACAGGTTGGACAGGTCTCAAGGTGACTAATCTTGATTTCTTTTTCGCCACCGAAAACAGCTTCCTTAAAGTCCAACTTGAGATTGAGACGCAGGTCATCACCACGCATGGGACCTCGTCTTCTTTGCTGTCCCGGCTGCCCTGAAAATCCATTGAAAAAGCTTTCGAAAATATCGGCAAATCCGCCCATATCCTGGAAATCTTGAAATCCACCCGCACCTGCCGAAGCAGCACCGCCTACACCTGCTTCGCCAAATCGATCATAGCGGGCTCGCACCTCTGGCTCTGAGAGGACTTCATAGGCGCGACTGACTTCTTTGAAAGTCTCTTCTGCTCCTGGATCTTGGTTGACGTCTGGATGATACTTGCGAGCTAACTTACGGTAGGCGCGCTTAATCTCATCTTGCTCTGCGCTGCGAGAGACACCCAAAGTTTCGTAGTAATCACGGGCCATAAAACGTCAGTCAAAAAGAGGATGTGCAATTCGTAGATCAAAATATATTGAACCATTGTATAGCAAACCTTCTGCTCCATAGGGCGGCTTTCACCCATTCCAACCCTACTCCTCCATACTCGTCCACCAAACCGACGCTCTCGTATTTTGCCTAATCTTAGTCAATAGCTTCGTATTCAGTAGCAATTGTCTGATCAATAGCGAATTCTTCACTTGGTTCTAGATTAGGTTCTACATTAAAGGCAGTAGCAGCCTCTTCCTTTGAGCTTTGGGCTAGATGAGAGGTCTTTATTCCAGGCTGTGATGCTTGCCTACTAACGTTCGTTTCTGCGACTGCACTCGCGTCGACTGGCTCAATAGGCAGTTGATGAGTAGATGTTGGGTGTGTCGGTTCTGATTCAATCGCTAAGTCAACATGAGCAGCCATACTTGCTCTTGGCATCTGATCAGTAGAATCGCTATTGCTTGCAATACCTTTAGTAGCTTGGCGATAGATACCAGCACCAATGTCAAAAATGCTTTGCTGCAGTGCGTCTATCTTTGGGGCAATATCAGCAGGCTGCGCGTTCTCGGTCTTCACAGCCACTCTTAGCGCCTCTGCCTTCGCTTTTGCTTGAGCCTTGAGTTCCTCAGAAATACTATCAGCGCGATCGCGCAGTGTCGTCTCGTAGCTGTGGAAAAGGGCATCTGCTCGGTTTTGTAGATCCGCGACGACTTTGCGCTGCTCGTCTTCGCTCGCATATACTTCGGCTTCCGCTTGCATACGGGCAACTTCCACCGGAGACAGGCCACCTCGGTTGGTGATCTTGATACTCTGAGCACGGTTAGTTCCCAAATCTTTTGCAGCAACCTGTAGGATACCGTCAGCATCTATCTCAAAAGAGACTTCGATTTGAGGCACACCTCTAGGGGCGGGTGGAATGCCAGTTAGCTCGAATCTACCTAGGCTCTTGTTGTCTTTAGCCATAGCCCTTTCACCTTGAAGCGCATGGACTTCCACAGATGTTTGACCGTCGGTAGCGGTCGAAAAGATCCGAGTTTTACTTGTGGGAATTGTCGTGTTGCGCTCGATGATCTTGGTAAAGACATCGCCTAGCGTCTCAATCCCTAGAGATAGCGGTGTGACATCTAGCAAAAGTAAGTCTTTGACTTCCCCACTTAGGACACCAGCTTGAATAGCCGCCCCTAGAGCAACCGCTTCTTCTGGGTTAACTGAGCGATCAGGTGATTGACCGTTGAAGATTTTGGTGATTGCAGCTTGAACAGATGGAATCCTAGTAGAGCCGCCGACTAGCAGAATTCGATCAACGTCATCTGCACTAAGTTCAGCATCTTTGAGCGCTTGCCTGACTGGCTCTAGCGTGTTTTTAACCAACGCGGCAGCTAGTCCTTCAAATTGCGATCGCGTTAGCCCCATCTCTAAATGCTTTGGGCCGGTCTCATCGGCGGCGATAAATGGCAAATTGATAGAGGTCCTTGTCATCGTTGAAAGTTCGACTTTCGCCCTCTCCGCCGCTTCTCGAATTCGCTGAAGGGCCATACGATCATGAGTCAAATCCATGCCTTCTTGCTGAAGAAAGGCTTCTATGATCCAATTGACAATGCAGTTGTCAAAGTCATCACCACCAAGCTGGTTATTACCAGAGGTCGCTTTCACCTCAAAAACACCATCACCGAGCTGCAAAATAGAAACATCAAAGGTTCCTCCGCCTAAGTCAAAGATCAAAATAGTCTGATCTTTCTCTTGTTTATCTAAACCATAGGACAGCGCAGCGGCTGTAGGTTCGTTGATAATGCGCAGGACTTCTAGGCCCGCGATCGCACCTGCATCTTTAGTGGCTTGCCTTTGAGCATCGGTAAAATAAGCTGGGACCGTAATCACAGCTTGATCAACCGGTTCATTCAAGTAGGCTTCCGCATCGCCTTTAAGCTTTTGCAGCAGCATCGCCGAGATCTCTTGAGGGGTAAAGCTTTTTTTCCTAATTGACACATCGACGGTGTCATCTTTTCCTTTCACACAGTTGTAAGGGACGCGCGATCGCTCCAATTCAGCATCCTTCCAGCGCCTGCCAATAAACCGCTTAACGCTGTAGACAGTATTTTCCGCATTTGTCACTGCCTGACGCTTTGCCAACTGGCCAATTAAGCGTTCTCCTCCTTTAGCGAACCCCACAATACTAGGCGTTGTCCGCCCACCTTCAGAATTCGGTATAACCACAGGACTGCCACCCTCAAGCACAGCTACGCAGCTGTTAGTAGTGCCTAGGTCGATACCGATAACTTTTCCCATAATCTGCTCGGACAGCTCTTGTGAAGGTTGGTTATGCCAAACCCAACCGAGCTAGCTTCTGTCTCGAGAGACTAGTCACCCGGATTCAGCAGTAGAGTCTAGCGGCATCGCTACTTTAACCATTGCATGGCGTAGAACGCGCTCTCCTAGAACATACCCACGGACAAACTCCTCGATAACAGTCCCTTCGGGATAGTCGTTTGTCGGCTCACGCATTACGGCCTCATGCAAATTTGGATCGAACTCCTTGCCTTCACATCTCATCGGCGACACCCCTAGCTTCTTTAGCGCCTCTACTAGCTGCTTATAGACACCCTGATAGCTTTTATGGATAGAAAGCTCGCCTTCACCTTGCGGTTTTATCTGAGACCTGGCCCGCTCAAAGTTGTCTACTACCTCAAGTAAACCGCTAATCGTATTGCATTTCACTTGCTCTTCAAGCGTCTCGCGCTCTTTCACCGTACGCTTGCGAAAATTATCAAAATCAGCTGTCAAACGTGCAAACTGTCCGTTTCGCTCTTCTAACTGAGTTTGTAGAGATTCT
It includes:
- the mreD gene encoding rod shape-determining protein MreD, whose amino-acid sequence is MSFYRSKRSARRPKSRQQIWDWLFTVGSVLVCLLLLPTRLPGMDILGVGPNWLLVWVVVWSIRRTAFDGMVAGIALGLLQDALTGRFPTHTVGLALAGIVTARLRHRQLVRTDLISVAIIVFGLAILTESIMALQLAGQYLLGEEALYTSLSSIWQYYQRVALSSAILSSLWAPVLYYPLKQWWNRYEIKN
- a CDS encoding HAD family hydrolase, translated to MTKQVVFCDFDGPIVDVSERYYQTYRQGLRAIASIHVQQTRTTLPISPLSKRHFWQMKQDRMADIEIAIRSGIPATWFEPFIEQVKQIVNHPSLLLCDRIQPSAQAALRHLRQSNIRLVLVTLRHPQQVNAFLQQQGVAHLVDEVYGLFDMNAAYVNRVEQKCELLAQAIAQQKVKGYRTHTSWMIGDTEADIIAARGMGLSAAALTCGVRSKAYLQKLEPTAIYDELLSAAKAAVQRANLQVASL
- the dtd gene encoding D-aminoacyl-tRNA deacylase, with amino-acid sequence MRVLIQRVSSSQVVVDGEVVGAIGRGLTLLVGIGPTDTEAELAWMAKKCLSLRLFPNDSQDRFDQSVSEINGELLVVSQFTLYGDGRKGRRPSFANAAPPALAEKLYEKFLSILRQSGLKVETGRFGTMMQVSIENDGPVTLWLEKERLENKQD
- a CDS encoding GTP-binding protein; this encodes MTATTLAPNKPMDASKHGLPVTIITGFLGSGKTTLLNHILTNQEGLKTAVLVNEFGEVGIDNDLLIKTSDDNMVELSNGCICCTINNDLLEAVYKVLERSDKIDYLVVETTGLADPLPVALTFLGTELRDLTRLDSIVTVVDAENYSLDLFNSQAAYNQIAYGDIILLNKMDLVDEADADSLEIKLRDIKEDARILRTNHSEVPLPLILSVGLFESDKYFGKGAEDKEATEKHHDHSVDDHDVHDHSSHGPGHEHSGHDHDAHSHDAHDHANCDHDHGHCEHDHDHSTHSHLDIDGFTSISFDRQQPLAIRKFQYFLDNQLPASVFRAKGILWFDESPKRHVFHLSGKRFSLEDEEWAGRPKKNQLVLIGQNLDEEALRTQIENCFCTESAERGKGFGR
- the cysS gene encoding cysteine--tRNA ligase, with translation MSVVIYNTLSRQKEAFKPLSPEQVTMYCCGVTVYDYCHLGHARSYIVWDTIRRYLSWRGYNVRYVQNFTDIDDKILNRARQENSSMEAVAKEYTTAYFEDMARLNILEADEYTYATHTIDGIKRLIHQLEQKGYAYSAKGDVYYSVRKFEGYGKLSGRKLDDMEAGRSGRVGTQADSIKQDPFDFALWKSAKPDEPAWESTWGPGRPGWHIECSAMVRDRLGDTIDIHMGGADLQFPHHENEIAQSEAATGKPLATYWMHNGMVNVDGTKMSKSLGNFTTIRNLLDAEAAPDPMAVRMFVMQSQYRMPLDFTEEAIVAAKKGWSTLNEGLNFGVRHGEDLGWAKAAADEIAVDALDQAAVEQFRISMDDDFNTPGAIAVLFGLAKELQRQSNVIIHEGAADANPAELQQQWQTLVTLAGVLGLEAQAIESVDAGVLSEAEIETLIAQRANAKQAKNYAESDRIRDELKAQGITLIDKPGGVTAWHS
- a CDS encoding RidA family protein, whose product is MLEFITLPKGKLPPVAPYSHAVRAGDFLFVTGQLAEDPDTGEVVKGSINEQTEQVMDNLQLVLDHAGTRFENVVMSRIFVTDFRYYETVNRIYSSRFTAGRYPGRTTVGVTGLAGFGDVEIDLIVYCAEQS
- the rsgA gene encoding small ribosomal subunit biogenesis GTPase RsgA, producing MSWGAETLIGTVVSIKANYYSVQLEEIAEQTLPNASFEEKPILLCIRRGLLKKLGQQIMVGDRVTVEEPDWQGRRGAIASVHPRQTFLDRPPIANVDRVLLVFAIAEPNLDIYQLSRFLIKAELTGLGITLCLNKCDLVSRDTKVRWQKRLLEWGYMPLMVSILDVAELPAALLTVLEGQITVLAGPSGVGKSSLTNRLIPAQNLRVNAVSGKLSLGRHTTRHVELYELPKGGYLADTPGFNQPDIVTTAEALGSLFPEIRQRLTNQHCQFSNCLHRDEPGCVVRGEWERYEHYLLLLEEVTKQQQALLHKGEAETTEKVKMVEDGKILHEPKLEAKKYRRISRKTRNQAFQELCLDLSEIEDLEDLEDLEDLGR
- a CDS encoding sulfurtransferase TusA family protein, with the translated sequence MGSHVDHRIDLRGTPCPLNFVRTKLTLEKMEPGSLLEVWLDPGEPIEQVPDSLRMDGYGVESVADHTAYFSVQVRRPLDL
- the dnaJ gene encoding molecular chaperone DnaJ is translated as MARDYYETLGVSRSAEQDEIKRAYRKLARKYHPDVNQDPGAEETFKEVSRAYEVLSEPEVRARYDRFGEAGVGGAASAGAGGFQDFQDMGGFADIFESFFNGFSGQPGQQRRRGPMRGDDLRLNLKLDFKEAVFGGEKEIKISHLETCPTCTGSGAKPGTRPRNCTTCSGSGQVRRATRTPFGIFNQVSTCPTCNGSGEIVEDRCETCGGSGQKQTTKKLKITIPAGVENGTRLRVSGEGDAGKRNGPAGDLYVYLVVNEESKFRREGIDIHSDLSVSYLQAILGCELEVETVDGKVSMQVPAGTQPNTVLSLDGRGVPRLGNPVSRGKHLITVKVDIPTRLKSGEKELLTQLAEIRGDLVGKNKKEGFLGGLFNG
- the dnaK gene encoding molecular chaperone DnaK; this translates as MGKVIGIDLGTTNSCVAVLEGGSPVVIPNSEGGRTTPSIVGFAKGGERLIGQLAKRQAVTNAENTVYSVKRFIGRRWKDAELERSRVPYNCVKGKDDTVDVSIRKKSFTPQEISAMLLQKLKGDAEAYLNEPVDQAVITVPAYFTDAQRQATKDAGAIAGLEVLRIINEPTAAALSYGLDKQEKDQTILIFDLGGGTFDVSILQLGDGVFEVKATSGNNQLGGDDFDNCIVNWIIEAFLQQEGMDLTHDRMALQRIREAAERAKVELSTMTRTSINLPFIAADETGPKHLEMGLTRSQFEGLAAALVKNTLEPVRQALKDAELSADDVDRILLVGGSTRIPSVQAAITKIFNGQSPDRSVNPEEAVALGAAIQAGVLSGEVKDLLLLDVTPLSLGIETLGDVFTKIIERNTTIPTSKTRIFSTATDGQTSVEVHALQGERAMAKDNKSLGRFELTGIPPAPRGVPQIEVSFEIDADGILQVAAKDLGTNRAQSIKITNRGGLSPVEVARMQAEAEVYASEDEQRKVVADLQNRADALFHSYETTLRDRADSISEELKAQAKAKAEALRVAVKTENAQPADIAPKIDALQQSIFDIGAGIYRQATKGIASNSDSTDQMPRASMAAHVDLAIESEPTHPTSTHQLPIEPVDASAVAETNVSRQASQPGIKTSHLAQSSKEEAATAFNVEPNLEPSEEFAIDQTIATEYEAID
- the grpE gene encoding nucleotide exchange factor GrpE; translation: MSNEMMDADTNDNQQSADENAENIEELRVEDASADVDFDQMLDSTNEPTGSEPTGDSTVGKASPEGDISFEEAFSAEAEARVALQQQIESLQTQLEERNGQFARLTADFDNFRKRTVKERETLEEQVKCNTISGLLEVVDNFERARSQIKPQGEGELSIHKSYQGVYKQLVEALKKLGVSPMRCEGKEFDPNLHEAVMREPTNDYPEGTVIEEFVRGYVLGERVLRHAMVKVAMPLDSTAESG